The nucleotide sequence TTGCTCTGATAGTAGTGCAGTGATTTCGGATATATATTATATAGCTCTTCTTTATATTTCTCATACAGGTTGAGTATAGTGGCGTAAGAAGTGTTTAACTGGCTTCTGACCTCCTCGGGCCTTCCGTATATTATCCGGCGTAGTTCGTTTATGTCTATTCTATGCAAGTTTACACGGCAGTATACGAATCCCTCATTGTCTATGCCCCGGCGCCCGGCCCTGCCTGCCATCTGGTAAAAGTCGCGCGTCTTTAAATTTCTCATGTAGGTGCCGTAAAATTTTCTCAAGTCGTCGAATATTACCGAGCGGCTCGGCATATTTATCCCAAGCGCGAATGTCTCGGTGGTAAATATTACTTTTAGAAGTCGACTTGTGAATAATCTTTCGACCACTTCTTTTAGGGTGGGCAGCATCCCCGCATGATGATATGCTATACCTTTTGATATTAGTTGCGACATAGACGCCGCAGTCTTTTCATGTGTAAGGTCGTATTTTTCACAAAGAGAACTATACAGGTCCATTATCTTAACCTGCTCTTCTTTGGTGAGAAAGTTATAGGTGAATAGTTCATACGCCAATTCCTCGGCGCGTCTTCTGCCGAATACAAAATATATGCACGGCAGTCCGCTCTTATTTTTTATGGCATGGATGAGAGTCGCGATAATATTGGGCTTCTTCATCCGCATTTTTCTTAGCATCTCTATCTTTTCAACTATCTGGTTCTGACATTGATATAAGAAATGCAGCGGCACAGGCCTCTTATCTTCTATTACAACCTTTATCTCTTTCTTGTGTATCGATTCTATCCATGAAGCGAATTGATCTATATTGGGTATGGTCGCGGATAGTCCTAATATCTTGATGTGTTGCGGCAGGAATATAAGAGACTCTTCCCAGACCGTGCCGCGTTCGGGATTATCTATATAGTGTATCTCGTCGAATATTATCCACTTGTATTGCGCGAGGCTCTCGGGCTGGTCGAGTATCTTATTCCTGAATATCTCCGTCGTCATTATTAAGACAGGCGCGTTGGCGTTTATAGATACGTCTCCGGTGAGTATTCCTATATAGTCCTTAAACTCTATCTGAAAATCGCGAAACTTCTGATTTGACAGGGCTTTTATCGGGGCGGTATATATTACGCCTATATTTTTTTCGAGGCATTTTCTTATTACATGTTCTGCTATGGCGGTCTTGCCTGCGCCGGTCGGCGCGGAGACTATTACGGAATGGCCGTTGTTTATATGCTCGATGGCCTCTTGCTGGAAGCGGTCATATATCATATAATCAAGATTATAGTCTAAAACAATTGATTTAGCCAATAGAAATAGTAAAATATAGTCCACAAGCCCCGCGCATTCTTAAAGGTGCGGGATGATAGGAGAATGTGCGGGGTGAAGATATCTGTCAGGGTTAAACCAAACGCTAAGAAAGATAAAGTAGAGAAGATCTCCGAAGATGAGTATGTAGTTTTTGTAAAGGCCAAACCCCGGGATGGAAAGGCCAACTACGCTGTACGTGAAGCGCTGGCAGATCATTTCGACATTGCAAGATCGCGCGTTGTCCTTATAACTGGAGAAAAATCCAAAAAGAAGATATTTAGCATTATAAGTTGAAGTTTTGATCGTTTTAAGTTACAATGTATAGGATATCAAAATAAAAACAGGAGATATTATAATGAAGAAGATCATTCCCGTCCTTTTAGCAATCCTATTTCTATTAACTTCCACAGGTTCCGGATACGCCGCGGACATTGAAGGCAA is from Candidatus Omnitrophota bacterium and encodes:
- a CDS encoding DUF167 domain-containing protein, with translation MKISVRVKPNAKKDKVEKISEDEYVVFVKAKPRDGKANYAVREALADHFDIARSRVVLITGEKSKKKIFSIIS
- a CDS encoding DEAD/DEAH box helicase — encoded protein: MDYILLFLLAKSIVLDYNLDYMIYDRFQQEAIEHINNGHSVIVSAPTGAGKTAIAEHVIRKCLEKNIGVIYTAPIKALSNQKFRDFQIEFKDYIGILTGDVSINANAPVLIMTTEIFRNKILDQPESLAQYKWIIFDEIHYIDNPERGTVWEESLIFLPQHIKILGLSATIPNIDQFASWIESIHKKEIKVVIEDKRPVPLHFLYQCQNQIVEKIEMLRKMRMKKPNIIATLIHAIKNKSGLPCIYFVFGRRRAEELAYELFTYNFLTKEEQVKIMDLYSSLCEKYDLTHEKTAASMSQLISKGIAYHHAGMLPTLKEVVERLFTSRLLKVIFTTETFALGINMPSRSVIFDDLRKFYGTYMRNLKTRDFYQMAGRAGRRGIDNEGFVYCRVNLHRIDINELRRIIYGRPEEVRSQLNTSYATILNLYEKYKEELYNIYPKSLHYYQSKKHIQREALRLMESKLNLLKELGHIENGILTPKGQFAKVMYGYELLLAEFYEEKIFEHLDEFGLGILAVASVFEPRKNQKLANLTKEARPLFKNCHDIFEGIRYREIKYKVYPFSKATHFHLAKAIEMWMRGEKFSRVLQFTDTDEGEVVRYFRMAIQIMREMIDSPASSYILKDRIKNAIRLINRDVVDAEKQLREG